In Vitreoscilla filiformis, the genomic stretch CGGCGACCAAGTCCATCAAGGTGGCCATGTGACCGTTGTGCAGGGTTCGGTGGGCTTCAATGTCCGGATAGCCATGCTGCACCAGCAGCGATTCTTCCGTGACAAAGTGGTTCATGGCGCCATCCATGAGGGTTTCCAGCAGCGTGCCGACTTGGCCGCGATCGCTGGCGCTGGCCAGTTGTTGAAGGGCATCGAGCAACTGGCGGTGTTGTTCGTCCAGATCGGCACGGCCGACGGAAAGGGCCGGTGTCCAGGACAGCAGCGACATGGGTTCTCCTTGCAGACTCTCACAGAGAAAAGGCGACAGCATCGCCCAGCTTCATGTCTCCTCGGTGATTGTGGGGGTGGCGTTGTGCGCCTGGCCACGCTGCACGAACACATCGAACGCGGCCAGCAGGCAGCCGCACGACGCCACCAGGCCCGGTTCCAGCTGCACCAAGGCCCCACAAGTGGCTTCCAAAGTGGAGCGTTGTATGGCCGGAACCTGAGCTTTGCGCAGTGCAGCATAACGCGAAGGCGGCACACTCGTCAGCGCCAGGCGTGGCAGCGCCTGCAAACCCGGGTTGCAGTGCAGCAATTTTCGGCTCTTGCGCCAGGTGGCATCCAGCACCACCAAACGCAGCCGATCCGGGGGGAGATCGGGCGGCGCAGGTGGGGCCGGCTCGTGAGGGCTGGCCGGATAAAGCAGCACCGGGCAGCGGCCATCGGCGTGCAAATCGGCATCCAGGGTCAGCGGATCGAAACGTTCCCCGACGCGCACCGTGCAGCGCGCCAAGCTCAACGCCAGCAGCGTGGCGCTGCCTTTGGCTTGGTTCACTTCTTCGGGGTGTTGCAGGATCAGCACCTCGGTGCGCGGGGTCACGGGGCGAATCAAATCGCACAAACAGGTGCGCAACGGGCGGCAACAACGCGGGCAGGTCGGGCGCATCGGGTCAACGCATCGTCAGGTCGATGACGCGCACACGCACCTTGCGTTCGGTGTCGCCCCGACGCACGCCCAGCTCGGCGGTGTTGCCGATCCCCACCCGATCCAACTCGGCCACAAAGTTGGCCAGCGTCGCCACGGGGCGCCCGTTGACAGCGATGATCACGTCCCCCAACTCACCCGAACGGCGGTTGAAGGGTCGCAAACCCGCTTCGGCAGCCGGTGAGTTTCGGGCCACGTCGGCGATCACCACGCCGGCGATGCCAGCCCGTGCCACCCAGTCTGGCCGCACCGGGGAGATGCCGATGCCCGGCATCGGCGCCACCCCTCGGCTGATGAGCGCAGGCACCACGCGGTTCACCAAGTCCACCGGAATGGCAAAACCCACGCCCGAGGAACTGCCCGACGCCGAGCGGATGGCAGTGTTCACACCGATGAGGCGCCCGGCGCTGTCCAGCAACGGGCCGCCGGAG encodes the following:
- a CDS encoding bacteriohemerythrin — translated: MSLLSWTPALSVGRADLDEQHRQLLDALQQLASASDRGQVGTLLETLMDGAMNHFVTEESLLVQHGYPDIEAHRTLHNGHMATLMDLVADHDAGQDVKDRATTLLQGWLQVHLTQTHAAFAPFLGA
- a CDS encoding tRNA-uridine aminocarboxypropyltransferase, with the protein product MRPTCPRCCRPLRTCLCDLIRPVTPRTEVLILQHPEEVNQAKGSATLLALSLARCTVRVGERFDPLTLDADLHADGRCPVLLYPASPHEPAPPAPPDLPPDRLRLVVLDATWRKSRKLLHCNPGLQALPRLALTSVPPSRYAALRKAQVPAIQRSTLEATCGALVQLEPGLVASCGCLLAAFDVFVQRGQAHNATPTITEET